The Psilocybe cubensis strain MGC-MH-2018 chromosome 7, whole genome shotgun sequence genome has a window encoding:
- a CDS encoding Serine/threonine-protein kinase TEL1 → MSNLTALKSIIENLKSDKVKQRQDALVALREAFSQDRVLASLQYNEEGNRLPKHWLAIFQALFSTVQIEKKASTQRTKSGPSTAASLRRLSEAASTVRWLIERTVQFMTKTIARVVFSHLISMLPSRPTADAELFTPVALDYAKALKCLVSYTPHLEHLDDDMWISIVQMSFNVILDEPIQSRFAGKYVGAEDEDEARQVDSDMYEDDSEEMDEDMDGTDSDNLSSLATANDKKRRRTPAATPSTSKKRPRTHSPPTPIQSPRNAPGIYRTPVSLEQVEFASLLSIMIGSPIAPILRFSNLPSAILQRLEQFLQRYPSDSSLLHDFLSILSSTLSHISLNKKFEVAKFSRSAWSALVGLWGTKDKSIKAGIIDILRQLLPFTMCPVEIKRSKLPQFDCAKEFGRLKDLLAGETENRWGIAGLSLDALRLQNIGFDEEDKQSNEIFVAKTFRAGWNFDADQALSWAVLELYANCVGQLYQFSESMDSTYGTGLSRTGIKRKPVDPVLSILNLIHSVTLPTTRCYHLQTLLFVIDHYWSTLHSKLKEQIVDTLLQNVVAEHAVVQSWVFLNFTAVIQAEGSLARRLMPTTIDIMKWDSIWTHAVRRVNVPAICRAACHAGYTILFSHPYISKSSTASLSSHRILSEIETLTKDMDIQGPPYPFDSVCRFLSQCLLIASQDSRLYRMHLEDKIASWLVDAWEITGNKMKMPTNTVADILFLLETICGLSKRSGLVVQPLIPQSQITDTILKENKVRVVQDYVLHAKLPPFVLNNDPVPNLLSAKSFSTHNNHPSDSSQLAVSNVRARKMSSFLLHSLEALIERWNATKDSGIHPTIETTRQSIDIAIIGIIFETLLSLNGTPSNRQVVQSSAKLLSALVVLINDTRWSITERLLLAHSLEILTGNDHTIQVDDFHGPLGVPGGHSGIKAQVLLKLLHSHHSGPAEDTRESHHVLRMIWQNVDLQDALDLATSTLRATMSELLLGKSVSSNGFGKDQEDHDGFGSIRTAHQSSTLDGGESSDRPIEHIFRICIGVLSYGPFLQSLSAEANQDKDLARSILEGANTRPERFVVICPIYLNALRQGILHLSTKQLSDFFDVFGNLLRRYPFSRNERFHRLVIYLLMSSIGKWEGKDPMNQKVRSQFRDLSSWLCRTFVVDENKKVPLGFRSWILRDAFAQFLDEYLLVDSDEKFWPGQNAQEFPTSMLLAMNTDHDTRVRFRVATIMSNLSSERGTDTYGRIADSLPIDLDAFEHILTRLLALGNIMIVNSALRGGSYWHLLEASLYHEAYSTHIESILMGVSTRLGISPFSALFEAYMTQIVHCVNATDKDFMHFPPQILGYHDRKQFSEATFRVLAPTHILHDRIEEFGRHCKMVQKPLSKGVEDCFGEIVGFWILESLGNIPQHLDPLAELDAFIQGKLSDTSNFKSLCEENMDGIVIQLFRSLGDQDCSDNGPMASALQQHDDGNRSMRTFVRANIFRRFDTFSTHPPNRPMYHTQTVLDGLALLKKTYPSAFSVATTYHVIQGLMNEIHRTPLVNEQLRLVNALTLWLAIQHQDMQDVIIHQVILQGATLLISQWDLARSAQSLLDLVFRHYKNVNVKDARFSNAFIRICSIAHDYVTNAHDTAISKLGQDLQSWVDEQALEMSKASTTDNAIMRALPAWPRLPSSELLPLFDQTSLQSLISVLEDHQITSNKFRIVRRFKEQTERYGYDNDDEFANTYFWRFKDCMPLPEMLQEQDLESFADLIFLHHGHIQSFDVELHNLNKARTRHVRNLKSKPTPNESKIDPARDAITLALLIMLEDEKPVNVYNAYSTLRFIAAVSSTPSQELGLSHENRTALKLFKVHRRSPLTLQVVPMADLLKSDAYIEAATNFPRWISLMTILLSNNLSKINLFYGQLSSILTSDTNFAEEVFPILVFTLLHSDRDGVQSFKKILSEYFSLILLSGSTDNACLRAIVDVVLHLRYFLPYPTDRLSYNHWLEIDFTLLAKSAISCGAYTTALLFVELAAEEGAKTLQENNIVENVLYDIYAHIDEPDGFYGIKTQDLHQFLIRRFHHEHQWDKAFRFHGATLEAGINANLGQQGLIDSFHSFGFDHLAVDTLQKITDDFSSDSKLSAINFELGWRTENWDLPDQSHAPRSPLYRALRAIHRERDPIAVEDIIKASLRQEVGRLRSLGSENLTEIRAVSRDLMSLSQIKEWWKTIGQELRPDDVPKEWHNLADMDTRFEFADLEQIMATRISLVRSVRKKEERRQIGTLISPSVRSLRDVEKRCLIRLSEAARSSGKIQIALNSIVKAQKLDSMPTSNVSAEFAHVLWVHKEEKMAVQYLKNVVEVTTAGDTSWDLEQKALWLSSLGTWTSEAYLAKPTEIWDQYFFPAVDLLEQLRELQQPITEASQATVYRECAMFAERQYHTTLKSPDALRWKVYVDRKKREIEDRSQEMATIPEGTVRYKELTREQANANKILSEDSELFNRHNTLRESFLKQAIEMHSRCLGVSSGYDNDSAVRFCSLWFANFDDLSILEAVRQGIERIPSHKLVFLAHQLTARVAHSSVTTLPPAQQNLQDLVLRMCREHPFHSLYQVYCSADHIPPDFNRRQSGRGSSQTTQSTQTERGAAASNILNRLRDDPITGQRVRDVEQICDAIVEWAVFPISKKDAYKNKASYDVPSAMKILRIQNMKVPVSTARIPVDPSMKYDNCAWLKCYSRTFSTAGGVNLPKICKCQDMEGRAYKQLFKGEGKDDLRQDAVMEQVFDLVNSLLKQDRETRRRHLQVRDYKVIPLNSTAGLLEFVGNTTTLRDWLGAAHIKYRPQDEKPQIVADKIRKYQALYAHRPDKQRDAYEHVKKNFKPVFRHYFTENHKNPISWFKMRLRYTRSVATTSIVGHVLGLGDRHVSNILIDNGTGDVVHIDLGIAFDQGRRLPIPERVPFRMTADIIDGMGISGTSGVFQRCAEETLRVLRDESGVIMTVLEVFKHDPLHTWTASETKVMQAQSEAPIAAPIVQDAARFNMGIGIDINSGSAEEAADRALSSVARKLDKSLSVESTVNELVAEATDLQNLATIYHGWSPHL, encoded by the exons ATGAGCAACCTCACCGCACTAAAGTCTATTATCGAAAATCTGAAGAGCGACAAAGTTAAGCAGCGTCAAGATGCATTAGTTGCTCTGCGAGAGGCTTTCTCCCAGGACAGAGTGTTAGCAAGCCTCCAGTATAATGAAGAAGGGAATCGTCTACCTAAGCATTGGCTTGCCATCTTTCAGGCCTTGTTCAGCACCGTTCAGATAGAGAAGAAAGCCTCCACACAAAGGACAAAATCCGGACCCTCGACTGCTGCCTCTCTTCGAAGGCTCTCTGAAGCAGCCAGTACAGTTCGATGGCTGATCGAACGTACTGTGCAATTCATGACCAAAACAATTGCCAGGGTCGTGTTTAGCCATCTTATATCGATGCTGCCTTCTAGGCCGACAGCCGACGCCGAATTGTTTACACCAGTAGCCTTGGATTATGCTAAGGCTTTGAAATGTCTTGTCTCGTATACACCGCACCTTGAACACCTGGACGACGATATGTGGATTAGTATTGTGCAAATGAGCTTCAATGTCATTTTGGATGAACCCATACAATCGCGATTTGCTGGAAAATATGTGGGAgcggaggacgaggacgaggcgCGCCAGGTCGATTCAGACATGTACGAGGATGACAGCGAAGAAATGGATGAGGACATGGATGGTACTGACTCCGACAATCTTTCATCTTTGGCGACCGCCAATGATAAGAAACGTCGCCGAACCCCTGCTGCTACTCCTTCGACCAGTAAAAAGCGTCCTCGAACACATAGCCCCCCAACACCCATCCAGTCCCCCCGAAATGCACCTGGCATTTATAGGACACCTGTATCTCTTGAACAAGTGGAGTTCGCGTCTCTCCTATCTATCATGATTGGATCGCCCATTGCGCCTATTCTGAGGTTTTCAAATCTTCCATCGGCAATCCTTCAGCGGCTCGAACAGTTCTTGCAACGTTATCCATCAGACTCATCCCTTCTTCATGATTTCCTCTCGATATTATCCTCCACGCTTTCTCATATTTCTCTTAACAAGAAATTCGAAGTGGCTAAATTCTCTCGGTCTGCTTGGAGTGCCCTAGTAGGGTTATGGGGAACCAAAGACAAAAGCATAAAAGCTGGGATCATAGATATTCTCCGGCAACTTTTGCCATTTACGATGTGTCCTGTTGAAATTAAACGGTCaaaactccctcaatttgattGTGCAAAAGAATTTGGGAGGTTGAAGGACCTACTAGCTGGCGAAACTGAAAACCGGTGGGGGATTGCTGGTCTCTCACTTGACGCTCTAAGGCTACAGAACATTGGTTTTGATGAGGAAGATAAACAATCCAACGAAATATTCGTGGCGAAAACCTTTCGAGCGGGTTGGAACTTCGACGCTGATCAAGCTTTATCGTGGGCCGTACTTGAATTATATGCCAATTGTGTGGGACAG TTATACCAATTTTCAGAATCAATGGACTCTACCTACGGTACCGGCCTTTCACGTACAGGAATTAAACGCAAGCCGGTTGACCCCGTTCTCTCGATATTGAATTTAATTCACTCAGTAACATTGCCAACCACGCGTTGTTACCACCTACAAACGTTGCTCTTCGTTATAGACCATTATTGGTCTACTCTTCATAGCAAACTGAAGGAACAGATTGTCGACACTCTTTTACAGAATGTTGTCGCTGAGCATGCTGTAGTTCAATCATGGGTGTTTTTAAACTTCACCGCGGTCATTCAAGCGGAGGGTTCGTTGGCACGTCGTCTGATGCCTACGACAATAGACATTATGAAATGGGACTCGATTTGGACCCATGCAGTCCGCAGAGTCAATGTTCCTGCTATATGTCGTGCAGCTTGTCACGCTGGATACACCATTTTGTTTTCACATCCCTACATCTCCAAATCTTCGACTgcctccctttcttctcATCGTATCTTGTCCGAGATCGAAACGTTGACTAAGGATATGGACATTCAAGGTCCTCCTTATCCATTTGACTCGGTATGCAGGTTTTTGTCACAGTGCTTGTTAATTGCAAGCCAGGACTCTCGGCTTTACCGCATGCATCTTGAGGATAAAATTGCAAGTTGGCTTGTCGATGCCTGGGAAATCACGGGAAACAAAATGAAGATGCCTACAAATACAGTTGCAGATATCTTGTTTCTACTTGAAACCATATGTGGCCTCTCAAAACGGAGCGGGTTGGTTGTCCAGCCCTTGATACCTCAGTCTCAAATTACCGACACCATCTTGAAGGAAAATAAGGTCCGAGTCGTTCAAGATTACGTTCTGCATGCCAAACTGCCTCCTTTCGTTCTCAACAACGATCCAGTGCCCAATCTCCTATCTGCAAAATCTTTTAGCACTCACAACAACCATCCTTCTGATAGCTCGCAACTCGCTGTATCTAATGTCAGGGCGCGCAAGATGTCGTCGTTTTTGCTGCACTCTTTGGAAGCCCTGATTGAGAGATGGAATGCCACTAAGGACAGTGGCATTCATCCGACAATCGAAACAACGCGTCAGTCGATAGACATTGCCATCATTGGCATCATTTTTGAAACTCTTCTATCACTAAACGGTACACCATCCAACAGACAAGTTGTTCAGAGTTCAGCCAAACTTTTATCCGCTCTTGTTGTCCTTATAAATGATACACGGTGGTCCATAACAGAAAGGCTCCTATTAGCTCATTCTCTGGAAATTTTAACTGGCAATGATCATACAATTCAGGTGGATGACTTCCATGGTCCTCTTGGTGTACCTGGCGGTCATTCAGGGATCAAGGCGCAGGTGCTATTAAAACTACTTCACAGTCATCATAGTGGCCCAGCGGAAGATACGAGAGAATCTCATCACGTTCTCCGTATGATTTGGCAAAACGTCGAT CTACAGGATGCACTTGACTTGGCAACTTCAACTCTCCGAGCAACAATGTCAGAGCTCCTGTTAGGAAAATCTGTTAGTTCAAATGGTTTTGGTAAAGATCAAGAGGACCATGACGGATTTGGGTCAATCCGAACCGCTCATCAAAGCTCAACACTCGACGGTGGAGAAAGTAGTGATAGGCCCATTGAACATATTTTCCGAATATGTATTGGTGTTCTTTCTTACGGCCCCTTTCTCCAGTCACTATCTGCGGAGGCAAACCAAGACAAAGACTTGGCTCGTAGTATCCTTGAAGGTGCAAACACCCGCCCAGAAAGATTTGTTGTTATTTGTCCTATCTACCTCAACGCACTTCGACAGGGCATATTGCATCTATCTACCAAACAGCTCTCTGACTTTTTTGACGTCTTTGGAAATTTGCTTCGACGATACCCCTTTTCCCGGAATGAACGCTTTCATCGATTGGTAATATACCTCCTAATGTCGAGTATTGGGAAGTGGGAAGGTAAGGACCCAATGAATCAAAAAGTTCGAAGTCAATTTCGCGATCTAAGCTCTTGGCTTTGTCGAACATTCGTCGTGGACGAGAATAAGAAGGTCCCTCTTGGATTCCGATCATGGATATTACGAGATGCATTTGCACAATTTCTAGATGAATATTTGTTGGTAGACTCGGATGAGAAATTTTGGCCGGGGCAAAATGCTCAGGAATTTCCGACCTCCATGTTGCTTGCCATGAACACCGACCATGACACGAGAGTTCGTTTTCGCGTGGCTACAATTATGTCTAACCTTTCTTCAGAAAGAGGTACAGACACATATGGCCGTATTGCCGATTCTCTTCCCATAGACCTTGATGC GTTTGAACACATTTTGACGAGGTTGTTGGCTCTAGGAAATATCATGATCGTTAATTCGGCACTTCGTGGGGGATCCTATTGGCACTTACTAGAAGCCTCTCTTTATCACGAGGCTTACTCCACACATATAGAATCCATCCTCATGGGTGTTTCTACCAGACTAGGCATTTCCCCATTTTCAGCGCTTTTTGAAGCATATATGACACAAATCGTACATTGTGTCAACGCCACTGATAAAGATTTTATGCATTTTCCGCCCCAGATATTGGGTTATCACGACAGAAAGCAGTTTTCGGAAGCTACATTTCGGGTCTTGGCGCCAACCCATATTTTACACGATAGGATCGAAGAATTTGGAAGGCATTGCAAAATGGTCCAGAAACCATTGTCTAAAGGCGTAGAAGATTGCTTTGGAGAAATCGTAGGCTTTTGGATATTAGAATCCCTCGGCAACATTCCACAACATCTGGACCCATTGGCAGAGCTGGATGCTTTCATTCAAGGAAAGCTTTCTGATACTTCTAATTTCAAGTCTTTATGTGAAGAGAACATGGATGGTATCGTGATTCAACTATTTCGGTCTTTGGGTGATCAAGATTGTTCAGACAACGGTCCAATGGCCTCGGCGTTGCAACAACATGACGATGGCAATCGATCCATGCGCACTTTTGTACGTGCCAATATCTTCCGCCGATTTGATACCTTTTCGACGCATCCACCGAATCGCCCAATGTATCATACACAAACTGTGCTCGATGGATTGgcgttgttgaagaaaacCTATCCCAGTGCCTTCAGTGTAGCGACTACGTATCACGTTATCCAAGGCTTAATGAACGAAATTCATCGGACTCCTCTAGTCAACGAACAACTTCGTCTAGTCAATGCACTGACTCTGTGGTTGGCCATCCAGCACCAGGATATGCAAGACGTAATCATTCACCAGGTCATACTTCAAGGAGCAACACTCCTTATATCTCAATGGGATTTGGCACGATCCGCTCAGTCTCTTCTTGATTTAGTATTCCGACATTACAAAAATGTAAATGTTAAAGATGCCCGCTTTTCAAACGCTTTCATACGCATATGCTCCATTGCCCATGATTATGTTACAAACGCCCACGACACTGCTATCTCGAAGCTAGGGCAAGATCTACAGTCATGGGTTGACGAACAAGCACTTGAAATGAGTAAGGCATCCACTACAGATAACGCTATCATGCGAGCCCTACCTGCTTGGCCCAGACTGCCCTCATCGGAGCTTCTTCCACTCTTCGATCAAACATCACTTCAGAGCTTAATATCCGTTCTCGAAGATCACCAAATTACTTCAAACAAATTTCGCATAGTGCGGCGTTTCAAAGAACAAACAGAACGATATGGTTACGATAATGACGACGAGTTTGCCAATACTTACTTTTGGCGTTTCAAAGATTGTATGCCTCTCCCTGAAATGCTGCAAGAGCAAGACCTTGAGTCCTTCGCGGATCTTATTTTTTTACATCATGGACACATTCAAAGCTTTGACGTTGAATTACATAACCTGAACAAAGCTCGCACCCGTCATGTCCGCAATTTGAAGTCAAAACCGACTCCTAACGAAAGCAAAATCGACCCGGCCCGCGATGCTATAACACTGGCGCTTCTCATAATGCTGGAAGACGAGAAACCAGTGAATGTGTATAATGCATATAGCACTTTACGGTTCATTGCAGCTGTCTCTTCGACCCCAAGCCAGGAGCTAGGTCTCTCTCATGAAAATAGAACAGCATTGAAATTATTCAAGGTTCATCGGCGGTCACCCTTGACTCTTCAAGTTGTCCCTATGGCTGATCTCTTGAAGTCTGATGCATATATTGAGGCCGCCACCAACTTTCCTCGATGGATTTCACTGATGACGATATTGTTAAGCAACAACCTGTCCAAGATCAATCTATTCTATGGTCAGCTGTCATCCATTCTTACATCAGACACCAACTTCGCCGAAGAAGTGTTTCCCATTCTTGTATTTACACTACTTCACAGCGATAGAGACGGGGTCCAATCTTTCAAGAAAATTTTATCTGAATATTTTTCGCTAATTCTCCTATCCGGATCCACAGATAATGCTTGCCTGCGAGCAATTGTTGACGTTGTTTTGCACTTGCGCTATTTTCTACCATACCCAACAGATCGTCTGTCATATAATCATTGGTTGGAGATCGATTTTACTCTTCTCGCCAAAAGCGCTATCTCGTGTGGTGCATATACCACTGCTCTTTTGTTCGTGGAACTTGCGGCAGAGGAAGGCGCCAAAACTTTGCAAGAAAACAACATTGTCGAGAATGTGTTGTACGACATTTATGCACATATTGATGAACCGGATGGATTTTACGGGATCAAAACTCAAGATCTGCACCAGTTTTTAATCAGGCGATTCCATCATGAACATCAATGGGATAAAGCATTTCGATTTCATGGAGCAACTCTGGAAGCGGGCATTAATGCAAATCTTGGACAACAAGGGCTCATCGACTCCTTCCATTCCTTCGGCTTTGATCATCTCGCTGTTGATACTCTGCAAAAAATTACGGACGACTTCTCATCTGATAGCAAGCTTTCAGCAATCAATTTCGAGCTTGGGTGGAGAACCGAGAATTGGGATCTACCAGATCAATCCCATGCTCCGCGGTCGCCCCTTTACCGTGCCTTGAGGGCTATTCACAGGGAACGCGATCCAATTGCAGTGGAGGACATAATTAAAGCTTCTTTGCGTCAAGAAGTTGGACGATTACGTTCTTTAGGTTCAGAAAATTTAACCGAAATCCGCGCTGTCTCTAGGGATCTCATGTCTTTAAGTCAAATCAAGGAATGGTGGAAGACAATCGGACAAGAATTGAGGCCCGATGATGTTCCTAAAGAATGGCACAATTTAGCTGATATGGATACACGATTTGA ATTCGCTGATTTGGAACAGATCATGGCAACGCGCATCTCACTGGTACGCTCAGTgcgaaagaaagaggaacgACGGCAAATAGGAACTCTGATATCACCATCTGTGCGCAGTCTAAGGGATGTCGAGAAGCGTTGCCTCATTCGCCTATCCGAAGCTGCCAGATCCTCCGGAAAAATTCAAATCGCTCTCAATTCCATTGTTAAAGCTCAAAAACTTGATTCAATGCCTACTTCCAACGTTTCTGCGGAGTTTGCTCATGTGTTGTGGGTTcacaaagaagagaagatggctgtCCAATATCTGAAAAATGTAGTAGAAGTCACGACCGCTGGGGACACGTCCTGGGATCTTGAGCAAAAGGCGCTCTGGCTCTCCAGTCTGGGCACCTGGACCTCAGAAGCTTATTTGGCAAAGCCAACTGAAATCTGGGATCAGTATTTTTTCCCCGCAGTCGACTTACTGGAACAACTTAGGGAACTTCAACAGCCAATAACTGAAGCTTCTCAGGCCACAGTTTATCGTGAATGTGCCATGTTTGCAGAACGTCAATATCATACAACCTTAAAATCACCAGATGCTTTACGATGGAAGGTGTACGTTGATCGTAAAAAGAGGGAGATTGAAGATCGCAGCCAGGAAATGGCAACAATACCCGAGGGCACAGTTCGATACAAAGAGCTGACGAGAGAACAAGCGAATGCGAACAAAATTCTTTCAGAAGATAGTGAGCTTTTCAACAGACACAACACTTTGCGGGAATCGTTCTTGAAGCAAGCGATAGAGATGCACTCACGTTGCCTTGGAGTTTCAAGTGGGTATGACAACGACTCAGCTGTCCGGTTCTGTTCATTATGGTTTGccaattttgatgatttaTCTATTCTGGAGGCAGTTAGGCAAGGCATAGAAAGAATTCCTTCGCACAAGCTTGTTTTCCTAGCT CACCAACTCACGGCTCGAGTAGCCCATTCCTCAGTGACAACCCTACCGCCAGCTCAACAGAACCTCCAAGATTTGGTTTTAAGGATGTGTCGAGAACACCCATTCCATAGCCTTTACCAAGTATATTGCTCGGCTGACCATATCCCCCCGGACTTCAATCGTCGCCAATCCGGACGTGGATCGTCTCAGACTACGCAGAGCACTCAAACTGAACGTGGGGCGGCTGCATCAAACATTCTCAACCGTCTAAGAGACGATCCAATTACTGGACAGCGCGTACGTGACGTTGAGCAAATATGCGACGCAATTGTAGAGTGGGCGGTATTTCCAATTTCTAAGAAGGACGCATACAAGAACAAGGCGTCCTACGATGTCCCCTCTGCAATGAAAATTCTGAGAATTCAGAATATGAAGGTCCCCGTATCAACCGCGCGTATTCCCGTGGACCCTTCAATGAAGTACGACAACTGTGCTTGGCTGAAGTGTTATTCCCGGACCTTTTCGACAGCTGGTGGCGTCAACTTGCCTAAAATCTGCAAGTGCCAAGATATGGAAGGGCGGGCATATAAACAACTG TTTAAAGGAGAAGGGAAGGATGACTTGCGGCAGGATGCTGTTATGGAACAAGTCTTTGACCTGGTCAATAGTCTTTTGAAACAGGACCGAGAGACTCGGCGACGACATTTACAAGTTCGTGACTATAAGGTTATTCCTCTAAATTCCACAGCGGGCCTGCTGGAGTTTGTCGGTAATACTACTACTCTCAGGGATTGGCTGGGGGCAGCACACATCAA ATATCGACCTCAAGACGAGAAACCACAAATCGTTGCCGATAAAATAAGGAAGTATCAGGCCCTTTATGCACACCGACCCGACAAACAAAGAGATGCCTATGAACACGTCAAGAAGAACTTCAAACCTGTCTTCAGGCATTATTTTACGGAAAATCATAAAAATCCTATTTCATGGTTCAAAATGCGTCTAAGATATACACGGAGTGTTGCTACGACATCCATCGTTGGCCATGTACTTGGTCTTGGTGATCGACACGTCTCTAACATACTCATTGACAATGGTACCGGAGATGTTGTCCATATCGATCTTGGAATCGCTTTCGACCAG GGAAGGCGTCTACCGATCCCAGAACGAGTACCCTTCCGAATGACTGCAGACATCATTGATGGAATGGGTATCTCAGGCACATCGGGTGTTTTTCAGAGATGTGCTGAAGAGACTTTGAGAGTTTTGCGAGACGAATCTGGAGTCATCATGACGGTTCTCGAAGTCTTCAAGCATGATCCTCTCCACACTTG GACTGCGAGCGAGACAAAAGTCATGCAAGCACAATCAGAGGCACCAATTGCTGCGCCAATTGTTCAGGATGCCGCTCGTTTCAACATGGGGATTGGAATTGACATCAACAGTGGCTCTGCTGAGGAGGCTGCTGATCGCGCTTTGAGCTCTGTTGCTCGCAAACTTGACAAATCTTTAAGCGTGGAAAGTACGGTCAACGAACTAGTGGCGGAGGCGACTGACCTTCAGAACTTGGCAACCATTTACCATG GTTGGTCACCACATTTGTAA